One Luteimonas sp. MC1825 DNA segment encodes these proteins:
- a CDS encoding LysR family transcriptional regulator, with protein sequence MRFRQIEVFHAVYTTGSISAAARLLHVSQPSVSKVLNHTQQQLGLELFRLVRGRLVATDQAHALFVEASEVFQRLTSLQKAVGNLKNVYGGRIRLAVVPSLGLHLAPLAITRFRKTHPDVLFDVQALHHDELFEALYERSCDIAIAYDPPMHPRMKRRDIDTAELMLLFEKASLPDVGDSVPLQLLEGRDMVGLTIGGPLGELFNRELRRLDVNVREVVSNQSFYIAAALTRCGAGMAVVDEFTARASRDGTTGFRPFSPSLRFKVQSVHLEDRPPSKAAEQFLTLFARVLREARASG encoded by the coding sequence ATGCGTTTCCGCCAGATCGAGGTCTTCCACGCCGTCTACACCACGGGCTCGATCAGCGCCGCGGCCAGGCTCCTGCACGTTTCGCAGCCCTCGGTCAGCAAGGTGCTGAACCACACCCAGCAGCAGCTGGGCCTGGAGCTGTTCCGCCTCGTGCGCGGCCGGCTGGTGGCCACCGACCAGGCGCATGCGCTGTTCGTCGAAGCGTCGGAGGTCTTCCAGCGCCTGACGTCGCTGCAGAAGGCGGTCGGCAACCTGAAGAATGTGTACGGTGGACGCATCCGCCTGGCAGTGGTGCCCTCGCTCGGCCTGCACCTCGCGCCCCTGGCCATCACGCGCTTCCGCAAGACGCACCCCGACGTGCTCTTCGACGTGCAGGCGCTGCACCACGACGAGCTGTTCGAGGCGCTCTACGAGCGCAGCTGCGACATCGCGATCGCCTACGACCCGCCCATGCACCCGCGCATGAAGCGTCGCGACATCGACACCGCGGAGCTGATGCTGCTGTTCGAGAAGGCCAGCCTGCCCGACGTCGGCGACAGTGTGCCGCTGCAACTGCTTGAAGGCCGGGACATGGTGGGCCTGACCATCGGCGGGCCGCTTGGCGAGCTGTTCAATCGCGAACTGCGCCGACTCGATGTCAACGTGCGCGAAGTGGTCTCCAACCAGTCGTTCTATATCGCCGCCGCGTTGACGCGCTGTGGCGCCGGCATGGCGGTGGTCGACGAATTCACCGCGCGCGCCAGCCGCGACGGGACCACCGGCTTCCGGCCGTTCTCGCCCTCGCTGCGGTTCAAGGTGCAGTCCGTGCACCTCGAGGACCGCCCCCCGTCGAAAGCGGCGGAACAGTTCCTCACGCTGTTCGCCAGGGTGCTGCGCGAGGCGCGCGCCTCCGGCTGA